The following DNA comes from Denticeps clupeoides chromosome 14, fDenClu1.1, whole genome shotgun sequence.
CCCTGTCACCACTAACACGATCGCTACTAACGCAGCGGGCCACGGTAAGCACCCTCCACGCCTTCTAAAACCGCATCGTCCTAGAATTAGCTGGTTCAGATGGTCCAAAAAGGGCAGGTGGGTCCTCAAACCAAACCCTTTCCATTCAGATGATGACCTGCCTGCCCTGAAACCACGCTTGTCTTCCATGCTGGACGTGGACCATATTAGAAGCAGGAAAAAGGGCCaaagctacttttttttttttttttttttaaatgacccgTATCCCTCCTAGCGCAGTATGCACCTGCAGACCGACCTCAGCAAGGTCCCTCGCGCCATCCATCCGCCGTACTAACCGTTCCCTTCGCAGCCGGCGCCAGCATGCGTCTAACATGCGGACGTGGTCgttgtgtgtttattaaaaccGCTTCCCCGTGTGCCGTCTGCAGCGGCGTCCACGTCGCTCTCAGCCACTACTAGCACGCCGGCCACACCCAGCACCGCAACTGGTAAGGCGTCCCCGCTTGCAAACGTCTAACGCCGTTCTCACCATTGCAACTGCATGCATTTCTGTCCAAAAGGAGTAATAATAACTTGTTATTTCGCTTTCTGGTCACCAGCTTTAACCGCTACGACTACGCATGCCCCCACCACCCCCGTGTCCGTAACTACAAGTACTGGTAAAGCCACTCTTTTCCCTCTGACATGATAACAGTGTTTATGTACGAAATCCATCCAGCGGCGGCCATTTTTCCTCCCATTTTCGTCcattttcatcaaaaaaaaCCCCCACGAACCCCCAGCCGCCACACGCTCATCTATTCAGCCATAACCCGGAGCCCCTGGCCGCTGCTTCACTGTTTGTGTGTCCATTTGCTCTTTCAAACCATTTAGTTCACATTTGCTTGTCCTTGTCACCAGTTATTCAATCCATTGCTTCATCTGCACCAGCCGCTACTAACACACCTCCGTTCAGCCTCGCAGCCAATGGTAAGCCAGATTTGTTTTCTCTCGCCGTACGCCGCGGCCGAGGGGGACGCGTCAGTCACAGGCTTCCTGTCGAGGGCATCTGGggatgcgggggggggggggggtattttgACAGGTGATGCAGTTTCTTTGTGTGCAACTTCCTCTTGAACATTTGTAGCGCTTCGATATCTTCCTTTGCCGACAGTTTCTGCTACAGACACGGTGTGTTCCACCGATACTAACTGGCCCACTTCTCCCAGTGACCAGCCCGCGTCGATATCACACTCGCTGCCTTATGCAGAAGAACACTGTCTAGTACATGCTTTAATGGTGCTTTATTGGTAATGCTTTAACAATGCCATAAAAACAGAATTGAcattaatttatgtaaaaaaaaaattaattaattcacaGTACCTTGTAAATAGTTACTTTTAATTATTGTTAACCCATGTTCTTATTACTAAATAACCAATGCTGTTAGCATATGTTACATttgtcaaatgtttaaaaaggtGATAAAAGGTGAAAAATACCTTTTATGTAGCATTAATAAATCTATATTGCTACAATTTATTGTACCGACAGCAGAAGAGATGACGTTGCagctttttttatgaattcattTCCTCTGTGTGAATCACAAGTCTTCATTCAAGTCAAAATCTTTCAAATTTCCAAGTTGACGAAAGACGCAATTTAACAtgcaaaatgtacttttcatcCTCCGCTGCAGTTTCTTCAGCCGCTCCTCTTTCTGCAACTGAAGCTACTAGCGTGCCTTCTGGAACGTTTCCTTTCCTTACTCCACCGCCGGCATATTCCACAACTCCTCCTCTCTATGCCTCTTCAGCTTTTAACACGCCTTCTACTAACGTCCTTTCGTGCGGTAAGATAACACCGTTACTTctgggtgtctgtttcagtgaGGGAATGAAATGAAGCTATTCAACCAGCAGACAGAATAACATGCCTGTGTGTCCTGTACACATGCTGTTCTAATGTTCTGATGTTCTAATGTTCTGCCGGTGTGAAGTATGAGTAACGCTCAGAGAACGCTGAATAACTTGTTGTCACCTCTCCATTTGCACAATGGATAAATCTGGGCTGGGGAAGAGAAGGACAGGGCTGTGTACATGTGGTCCCTGCTCCGGCTCACGGCGCGTCCCATcaccccgcccgccccgccACGCCCACCCCGCCCTCGAGCCGGTCCTCCTTCCAGGCGTGCCAAAACCTCGCTGGGCTTCATTTCCACCCCCCTCATTTGGCCAGTGAGAAAGAAGCCAGATGCAGCCGTCACTCGTCCCCACGAGTGGCCACCGCTCATCCATCTGACTAAGGCGCCGGCCCCAATAAGCCCGACTAATGACTCTCCGAAGCCCCAGGTGGCCTCCACCCCGGTCGTCACCGGGAAAACAAGCTTGACGTCGGCGGGACCTGCTTTCTCCCCGGTCGAGCTGCCACGGCAACGGCCGGACACGGACGCGGAGCCCTTCCAGGCGTCGTCACTCAGCAATCGGAAGAACAAGCCGCTGGCACCCCGCCGGGGTCTGAGTGGAGGCGGTGAGAACGGCACGCTGGCGAACTGGACCGAGTCCCTGGAGTATGCGTCCGGAGCCGGGCCTTTCGTTTACGACCTTGACCTGGGAGGTGACCCCTTTGCCCTCTATGACTTTGACCCGTCTTATTTGCTCGACGAGGCCCCCACGGAGACACTAAGGGAGAGTGGGGAGACGGGCCGTGGCCCGGTGACCGAGCCTGTTAGGGACAATCAGTCAGAGCATTTTCCGACCTGGCCCGCGGTCTGGGGCGCGACCGAGAACGACTGGCCTCAAATCCCTCCCGCCACACAAACGCATCCCCCCGAGCGGACGCCACGGGCAAATTATATCCCAGAAGGCCCTGGGCTAACGAGCACCACGCCCCCGTCGGCCTCGGTCGCCGCTGTCTCCGGGGCCGCGCCTCTGGAAGTGGAGCCGACGCCCGGCCCCGCCTCCCCTGACAGCCGGCAGACCCTCGCCGCCATGACACACGCTTCCCGGGATAAGACGGCGGCTCTTACGAATGCCGCGCACGGTTCGAGTTCAGAGGCTCCTCTGGCGCCTTCCATCCACGTTCAAAGTGACTTGTTGATAACAGGAGCTGCGAGGCCGTCTCCGCCGTCCGCCACAGATCTCACCGACGTCCCTGGCGCCGCTCTCGCCGAGGACCTGTTCAGGGACGTGAGCAGCTCCGACCGGGACGTCACGACCGCTGTAATCACGCCAGAGCCGCCCAGGGCGTCCGAGTTCGATTCACCTCCGGCTTTGCAGCCGTCACATGTAAACAGCTTCCCGGCGAACCTATTCCCCGGCGTAGAGCAGCGGCAGGACCGCAGTCCCTCGGAGGCAGATGTGACGGCCGTGACGGCCACTTCTGACGccgcacccatgacaggcgtccagtCCTCTGAAATGGAGGCGGAATGGATGGAAGAGTTTCCTACATTTGGCGCGGCCTCTCCGGAGCAGTTGAATACCTCTCCGTCACCGGCGAGTCTGCGGGAGAGTCGGCGGGACGCTGCCAACTTACCGCAAGGGCCGGCTGCACCTCGCGTGTCCCCGTCACGACTGCCACAGCCAGAGGGCACTCTCGGCAGCCTGATAGGACATGGCACTATGTCGGCCCTCGGGGAACGCCGCACGTCCTTCATCACCGCTCCTGGCACCGGCGCGCCCACCAGTGGACACGCCCGCCCGGCCACAGACGAACTGAGGACGCCTGAGCCGTCCTCCCACGACCGGGCTGCGACGCTCTCAGGAGGATTCGCTCCGATGACAACGACCCCGGACGTTGGCACGGCACGCGTGGCCGCGTTCCGCCCGAGCCCCTCTCGCCCTGGCAGCCAGTCCGTTGAAGAGGACCCGCCTGGGCCTGGAACCCACGCGCACGCTGCCCCGCCCCGAGTTCACGCCGCCGCGGAGCACCCCGAGTTCCTCCCGGCCAGGGGAGAGCGGCCGTGGGCCAGCGGACCTGGACAAGTCGCTGATGGGTCCGCGAGCGCGCCCACTCCCGGCAACAACGCCGCCACTGTTCAGACTCGGGGGACGCGTCCGTCTCCCCCGGCTGCTGACGAGCGGCCATTTGTCCCGACAGAGGGCCCGGCCCTCCCGCCCTCTCGGCCCGACACGGTCGGGTCTACGGGTGGCTCAGTCGGCCCCCGCGCCACACCCTGGACCGCAGCGGGCCCCTCTGAACTTGCACCGTGCACGTGTAAAGCTCgctttcattttacatgtctgtGTGGACTTTCGGCCTGGAACAGTATGTCTTCCAATAACCACGTAGATgtagagaaaaagagagagagagagggagggagatagCTCCTTCCTAGATCAGTAGTCACAAAGTAGCTCTATCAGGGGTTCAAATCACTTGGTGCTACCAGATAGTTCCAGAGAAAGCTGCTTATTTGTGCTTCGTGTGATTACTTCGTGTGAGTTAGCCTCATGTAGCTAACCCTTAGCAAGGAATAATCAACGGCTGGCCGAGATTGGGGACTTTTTTTCGCGTCATTGTGTGCAGGAATGAAGCGCCGCCTTGCCTTGTGATTTCGCTTTCTCCAATTGTGCCTTCTTAGGAGACTTAACGGTCAAAAGCTCCCTGCCTGGGCAGTTCTCCTGGACGGAAAAAACGGCAAACATCACAGCTGCAAATGCCTTTTTTACGGAGATCAAAAGCCACTTGTCCTCCATTCCCTCTGCAGCTACTCAGGCATAATGCTTTAGAAAAGTCTCCTAAGAAGAGTGGTGGCGTAGAATAGAAatagtttttaatgcattttaatgtagtGGAGCACTAACCAAGGCACGTGGGAGCCATCTTCTGGTGAACGTGGGGCATAGCAGTAGAAAACCTCCATCACTCAAATGGGCTGCACTCCTaaagtatatttatatttatacgtTATATTTGAGTATATATATTAATGACACGTGAACATTCAAACCTCTATTCGTTTTAGGGGACATAATTTAGGGATGTATTGACCTTTTGGTTCGTCTCTACTGCTATGCACCACAGAAAAGTAAGTCTTCTGATAATGCGCTGAAAGTCGGACTTGAAATTGGAGAAAGGGATGCACATCTCCCTCCGTTTCCATTGCAGAGGTGGTGTTCTACCGGATCTCCCTGGCTGTGAACGACGCCCAGAGCGCCATGAACGAGACGGATGTGGAGGAAGCCGTCTTGCGATGGGTAAGGGGACGACTCCCGTCACTCAGGTCGCTTGCCAGCGTGGACGCGAGTCCGTAGACTGATGGACGCTTGTTGTTATTGTCTGTTTTGCAGCTCGATCTCACATTTCAGGGCTGGACCTACAGTGTCTATATCGATAATGTCAGGTGAGTGGCGGCCGAGTGCAACTTTAGTCGGTGTACTCGCCCTCTCCGAAGCATTCTGAGCTCTGTCGTTTGTCACCATCTCCAGAGTCCAGTCAGGCGTCGTGGCCCAGACGAAGAGCTCTGGCAGAAGGTAAAGGGTGATAACCGACGTCCGGCAATCTCCCAAGGCCGTGGCTTTAAatcttttattaatattttaatggtcTGGTCCCGCGTCCAGGTTCAACTGCCAGGCGCTCTTGGCTTATAAGAATACCAGCGACACCAGCCTCGCAGAAGCTGAGATCGAATCGAGGATGAAGGGCGCCCAGCCTATCGGGAATGGACTGGTGCTGGACTGGAGCACGGTTGACGTGCAGGCTCTGGGTACGAACAGAACAATCACAGCCCCTTTTTTTCTGGTTGCAGTTTTGGCCGATATCAtggattttatttagtttagaaTAGAATCAGAATTTCCATGTCCTGTTATTGGGCTCCAACTCATCTAATTAATTAAAACCATTGAGATATAACATACTGGATTAGACAAcactactgtgtgtgtatataataaattgttaataattgtatataataaatactatttatattaaataagtACTTTTAGATGTGCATTATATCAAGTTTTAGTGCTCATTTAATCATGATACATATgatatatttatctttttttttaaataaacaacagtGAGCCAACACCCTAACCTGGCTGCATTGTCTTTGTGTCCCCATAGGTTATTTCTTATTAATAATATGTAATTGTTAATAGTAATGCAGCTACGAGTATAGTACGATGATAGTTAATTCATGTTCTGTCACATTAGAAAACTGCCAGCTAGAAGAAACCCCTCTACATTACAAGTGGCCTGAGAGCAGGCCGACCATCACCCAGTACGTCCCCTGCTTCCCGTACAAAGACCAGCGGGCGTCCAGAAACTGGTGAGCGGAAATGTGTCTCCCGTACTCCGCGCCCGCACCGCTCTACCTGCGCTCATGTGCATCGGTGTGTCCCCGTTTCAGTTCCATCAATCTGCAGAATTACACGTCGTTTTGGAGCGCCCCAGACCTCAGTAACTGCCAAGACATCATAGACATTGAGGTGTCGCCAGGTAAGCTCGGGGACACTTCTGTCCTTGCTTTGTGACACCATTGAGATGATAATAATGTGCTCAGCGCACGGTCTGCCATCTTCCCTCATGCAGAAAATGCTGCGGAGGTGGCTGTGCAGCTGAAGGACATAACCAACAGTGAGCTGTCACCTGTCGAGGTGTCCAAGGTGGTGACAAAAGTGAAGGAGCTGGTTAACGTGGCCAGGATCAACGCCACTCTGGCCACGACCGTGGTCAGCATCATCTCCAACGTGATGACCAGCTCTGACTCCGCCCAGGCAGCTGCTTCGAGAATGTTAGTTCACAGATTccatatattatattgtttacGTCACGGGCCACTCGGTCGTTGTGACGTTCAACTGGGTGGTCAGCGATGTGACCCCAAGGTTGTGCGTTGCAATCCTGGCTCGAACCTTCTCCCCGTGTCAGCGGGGGTTTCCTTAAGGATCTCCAGTTCCCTCTCGCCATAAAAAGTCAGTCGACTCAGACTCAttcgtaggtgtgtgtgtgtgtgtgtgtgtgtgtgtgagacccgACCTGCGCTCAGTGGGCTCCGACAGCCATGACCCTAATTAACAGGAAGTTAAAGCGTGAGTGTAAACAGAACCGGCGAATAGTTGCCTTGTAATAAGCCTTGTCACAATTTATTTAACAGTCAATGACACTCGCTCGTGCGTTGACCAATCGAATGATTTAAATGACTGAGAATAGACGATGAAATATCTGTTTGTATTTCTACGCAATTTCTCTGGTGCAGCGCTCTGACTGCCATGGACGACCTGGTCCAGAAAGTCGAGTTCGAGGGGCCCTCAGTGACCATCTTCTCCAAGAACCTGGCTGTGGGCATCACCGCCCTCAACTCCAGCCAGTTCAACGGCACGAGCTTCAGCGCCTTCATCCCACCCAACACTACCGACCCACAGGTATTCATAAGCCACTGACATTCATATACCAGGAATTTTGGTGAATATCGAATGGCTGAACACCTCGTTACATTGACATATTGAACCGAATATGAGATTTTTTATATAGCGTGTAAATGTTTATATACGGAAATATTAAAAAGTAGCACAGTGGAAAATAAAGTGATTTTCTCTAATCTGACGATGTTGGTGGCTGCTATTGGTTGTTTAGAGTCCATATATAAAAGTACACAGAAATTCTCATAGTTTTCCCAAAACTTCAGAGCCATCTTTCATATCCTAGCCGCTTCTTTCCAAAACAcgtgtgagtgaagtgattgtcacttgtgatacacagcagcacagcacacggtgagcacagtgaaacttgtcctctgcatttaaccatcacccttggtgagcagtgggcaccatgacaggcgcccggggagcagtgtgtggggacggtggttcgaaccttctgattacggggccgcttacttaaccgctgggccaccactgccccgtgtggACTGATCTGTGAGCCTTCAGCATCTGTGAACATCTTAAACCGCCCTGTACGGTGTCCAGGTTTATCCCTGCTGGTGCCGAAATCGCCGGTAAACCTGAGAAGTGGCACTGTGTTCCCGCAGGTTGACTTCGAGTCGGAGTGGCAGAACCCCCTGGCCGTGGTCTCGCTGCCGGCCACTTTACTGCATAACCTCAGCAGCGCAGACGCCGGGTCGGCCTCCAGGATAAACTTCATGTTCTTCACCCGCACCGGCTTGTTCCAGGTCAGACCCGCTTTTAAAGGAAACGTCCCTTTTTCTTGTATTCGTTTTTCCGGTGGCCGCGATGATCCGTGTTGTGTGATTGACGTCTGACAGGACAACCAGAGCAATGGCTACACTCTGAACAGCTACGTGGTGGCCAGCAGTGTGGGCAATTTATCAATCACGAACCTTCAGGATCCCGTCGTCATCACCATCACTCACCTGGACCAGCAGGAATCTGTGGTAGTTCTGAGGAATCAGTGCATGCGTTTATTAATCAGGCATTTCTGGAGATTAAAAAACACTTTGACTGCCTTTCCGACGTTAGGGCAACATTATTATGCtgttaacattttacattttacactctcATCCAGAGAGACTTCCATTGAAAACCACTAGGACCCGCTCTGTAAATAcagatagaaataaaaaaaatacttttccaAATTTAGGGAAGAATTGATCAAAATGTATACTGTCACGAGTTTAGATGTCAAATATGATCAAATTGTCACTTTTTCTCACCCCTCccactgatctgagaacagtcCTTAACCGCTTGCACTCTGCTCGTGCCTTTCAGTACCAATCGAAGCGCACGTGCGTGTTCTGGGATTTCACCGTTAACAGTAAGTGTGAGTCTCGCTCCGTTCCTCTCCGAAATGTGTGGATGGTGGGAGGCCAGTGCCGGCGTCTGACTGTGTTCCTCTCTGCAAGACGGCACGGGAGGCTGGAACAGCGAGGGCTGCAGAGTCAGCGGCGAGTCCAACGCCAACCACACCGTCTGTCTGTGTGACCACCTGACTCATTTCGGGATATTAATGGTGAGATTtgcccatgaaaaaaaaaacttaagtgCCAACCAGTCCTATCTTTTAGAAAAAGTTCTAGTATTAAAATTATCGTCTTATGACTGTGGGACCGAGGTTACGAAATGGAATTCaattttatatttgcatttgcatttgactGTCACACAAAATTCCAGATtttcaagcatttaaaaaaatgccagatTTCTTGAGACCTTCCATAGCTGCACCACCGCACTTTACTAGGTTGATTCATACAGTCCATGTTGTGGCTCGCGTTCCCTCCTCATTCTTCTCTCCGCTCTGGCAGGACATCTCTGGCATGGCCGCGCAGATAGATGAGAAGAACACCAGAATTCTCACCTTCATCACCTACATCGGATGTGGAGTCTCCGCGATTTTCTCGGCCGCGACTCTCCTGACCTACATCGCCTTTGAGTCAGTTGTTTTCACGTCGACGATTTTACGCTAATGAAATATGGGCTTTAATGTCAGAGAGAACATACTTAATATTCACTGTCAGTGTCCTGGAGGAACTAAGTGTGTCTTAAACTGAATAATGAATGGATTCTAGGTTTGGGGCTAGTGCATCTTTAAGTGCAGAAGTGAACATGCATGAATAAAGTGATTAAATTGCTTCTGCAGAGCATTGGAAGGAAGTGCTGCTGGATTAGAGGATCGGCTGTgtttacagcgccacctagtggtgTCCAGAAGCTTGTCCTCCAGACTACTCGGGCCGATAGTGATATTTTATCGTGCGTGTTGCAGGAAGCTGCGTCGCGATTATCCCTCCAAAATCCTGATGAACCTCAGCACCTCGCTGCTGTTCCTCAACATGGTCTTCCTGCTGGACAGCTGGCTGGCCTCCTTCGGAATCGAGAGCGTCTGCGTCGCCGCGGCCGTTTTCCTGCACTTCTTCCTGCTCACGTCCTTCACCTGGATGGGCCTGGAGTCCATTCACATGTACATTGCTTTGGTCAAGGTCTTCAACACCTACATCAGGAGATACATCCTCAAGTTCTGCCTGGTTGGATGGGGTGAGCCACGTCTATTTGAAACATTAGCAAattacctgtgtgtgttttcattaatACCAAAATTCTTGCTGGTGTTCAGGACTTCCGGCCGCCATAGTTGGCACAGTGGTGGCAATAAACAAGGATTTCTATGGGAAGGAGTACTACGGGAAGAGCGGTGATGGAAAGGGAGCCTCAGAATTGTAAGGAAGAATTGTATTTGCCTCCGAATTGTAATCGTAAGAATTGAATAATTTCCGGCCTCTTGAGAACCAAGAGATGACGTTCCGCGCCTTTTCCCGCACAGTTGCTGGATCAAAAGCGCCATGGTGTTCTACGTGACGTGCGTGACCTACTTCTCCATCATTTTCCTGGTGAACGTGGCCATGTTCATTGTGGTCATGATGCAGATCTGCGGGCGCAACGGCAAGCGGAGCAACCGGACGCTGCGGGAGGAGATCCTGCGGAACCTCCGCAGCGTCTTCAGCCTCACCTTC
Coding sequences within:
- the LOC114803450 gene encoding adhesion G-protein coupled receptor G6-like isoform X8, whose protein sequence is MVLYIRSRWLRWKFRLFLPVALLLTGLEESAVLSCQSCNLVLTDPEGGFTSPCYPQNYPPSQSCKWTLQAPAGFVVQITFLDFDLEEAMGCIYDKVIVNMGSSEKKFCGLTANGLTLNSTGNVMEVTFSSDFSVQKKGFRISYKQVAVSLRNQKVTLPQNNKDIVKVASQVTLPTINHLTVCFEIARSSVKDVEMIFTLGNGNGGFALGFGKTLTGMLLYLDGLECNLDGVISGSDFTSSMKPFCLTWTKSTGQVALQFDGSYRTKTCSDTKGHMVKASSVFQLGGGTGSFDGVIYNFRLWSKAMTTTDLSTLSCDVVGDAIDWDNTFWDIPSGYAQTDSTLSCTCAPNCIPAPPSGTAISSVSSETTSCTSPGLGCPAALTSTVPSPVTTNTIATNAAGHAASTSLSATTSTPATPSTATALTATTTHAPTTPVSVTTSTVIQSIASSAPAATNTPPFSLAANEVVFYRISLAVNDAQSAMNETDVEEAVLRWLDLTFQGWTYSVYIDNVRVQSGVVAQTKSSGRRFNCQALLAYKNTSDTSLAEAEIESRMKGAQPIGNGLVLDWSTVDVQALENCQLEETPLHYKWPESRPTITQYVPCFPYKDQRASRNCSINLQNYTSFWSAPDLSNCQDIIDIEVSPENAAEVAVQLKDITNSELSPVEVSKVVTKVKELVNVARINATLATTVVSIISNVMTSSDSAQAAASRIALTAMDDLVQKVEFEGPSVTIFSKNLAVGITALNSSQFNGTSFSAFIPPNTTDPQVDFESEWQNPLAVVSLPATLLHNLSSADAGSASRINFMFFTRTGLFQDNQSNGYTLNSYVVASSVGNLSITNLQDPVVITITHLDQQESVYQSKRTCVFWDFTVNNGTGGWNSEGCRVSGESNANHTVCLCDHLTHFGILMDISGMAAQIDEKNTRILTFITYIGCGVSAIFSAATLLTYIAFEKLRRDYPSKILMNLSTSLLFLNMVFLLDSWLASFGIESVCVAAAVFLHFFLLTSFTWMGLESIHMYIALVKVFNTYIRRYILKFCLVGWGLPAAIVGTVVAINKDFYGKEYYGKSGDGKGASEFCWIKSAMVFYVTCVTYFSIIFLVNVAMFIVVMMQICGRNGKRSNRTLREEILRNLRSVFSLTFLLGMTWGFAFFAWGPVNLAFMYLFSIFNSLQGLFVFVFHCALKENVQKQWRRYLCCGKFQLADNSDWSKTATNNTKKVSSDNLGKSLSSSSFGSSTANWTSKAKATLNPFAKRSSNAGKNFSSQTSPKCSPSDGDGSSIIPVHQVLDKVKGYCSVHSDNFYKNIIMSESFSHSTKF
- the LOC114803450 gene encoding adhesion G-protein coupled receptor G6-like isoform X2, with translation MVLYIRSRWLRWKFRLFLPVALLLTGLEESVLSCQSCNLVLTDPEGGFTSPCYPQNYPPSQSCKWTLQAPAGFVVQITFLDFDLEEAMGCIYDKVIVNMGSSEKKFCGLTANGLTLNSTGNVMEVTFSSDFSVQKKGFRISYKQVAVSLRNQKVTLPQNNKDIVKVASQVTLPTINHLTVCFEIARSSVKDVEMIFTLGNGNGGFALGFGKTLTGMLLYLDGLECNLDGVISGSDFTSSMKPFCLTWTKSTGQVALQFDGSYRTKTCSDTKGHMVKASSVFQLGGGTGSFDGVIYNFRLWSKAMTTTDLSTLSCDVVGDAIDWDNTFWDIPSGYAQTDSTLSCTCAPNCIPAPPSGTAISSVSSETTSCTSPGLGCPAALTSTVPSPVTTNTIATNAAGHAASTSLSATTSTPATPSTATALTATTTHAPTTPVSVTTSTVIQSIASSAPAATNTPPFSLAANVSSAAPLSATEATSVPSGTFPFLTPPPAYSTTPPLYASSAFNTPSTNVLSCEVVFYRISLAVNDAQSAMNETDVEEAVLRWLDLTFQGWTYSVYIDNVRVQSGVVAQTKSSGRRFNCQALLAYKNTSDTSLAEAEIESRMKGAQPIGNGLVLDWSTVDVQALENCQLEETPLHYKWPESRPTITQYVPCFPYKDQRASRNCSINLQNYTSFWSAPDLSNCQDIIDIEVSPENAAEVAVQLKDITNSELSPVEVSKVVTKVKELVNVARINATLATTVVSIISNVMTSSDSAQAAASRIALTAMDDLVQKVEFEGPSVTIFSKNLAVGITALNSSQFNGTSFSAFIPPNTTDPQVDFESEWQNPLAVVSLPATLLHNLSSADAGSASRINFMFFTRTGLFQDNQSNGYTLNSYVVASSVGNLSITNLQDPVVITITHLDQQESVYQSKRTCVFWDFTVNNGTGGWNSEGCRVSGESNANHTVCLCDHLTHFGILMDISGMAAQIDEKNTRILTFITYIGCGVSAIFSAATLLTYIAFEKLRRDYPSKILMNLSTSLLFLNMVFLLDSWLASFGIESVCVAAAVFLHFFLLTSFTWMGLESIHMYIALVKVFNTYIRRYILKFCLVGWGLPAAIVGTVVAINKDFYGKEYYGKSGDGKGASEFCWIKSAMVFYVTCVTYFSIIFLVNVAMFIVVMMQICGRNGKRSNRTLREEILRNLRSVFSLTFLLGMTWGFAFFAWGPVNLAFMYLFSIFNSLQGLFVFVFHCALKENVQKQWRRYLCCGKFQLADNSDWSKTATNNTKKVSSDNLGKSLSSSSFGSSTANWTSKAKATLNPFAKRSSNAGKNFSSQTSPKCSPSDGDGSSIIPVHQVLDKVKGYCSVHSDNFYKNIIMSESFSHSTKF
- the LOC114803450 gene encoding adhesion G-protein coupled receptor G6-like isoform X3, coding for MVLYIRSRWLRWKFRLFLPVALLLTGLEESAVLSCQSCNLVLTDPEGGFTSPCYPQNYPPSQSCKWTLQAPAGFVVQITFLDFDLEEAMGCIYDKVIVNMGSSEKKFCGLTANGLTLNSTGNVMEVTFSSDFSVQKKGFRISYKQVAVSLRNQKVTLPQNNKDIVKVASQVTLPTINHLTVCFEIARSSVKDVEMIFTLGNGNGGFALGFGKTLTGMLLYLDGLECNLDGVISGSDFTSSMKPFCLTWTKSTGQVALQFDGSYRTKTCSDTKGHMVKASSVFQLGGGTGSFDGVIYNFRLWSKAMTTTDLSTLSCDVVGDAIDWDNTFWDIPSGYAQTDSTLSCSTAISSVSSETTSCTSPGLGCPAALTSTVPSPVTTNTIATNAAGHAASTSLSATTSTPATPSTATALTATTTHAPTTPVSVTTSTVIQSIASSAPAATNTPPFSLAANVSSAAPLSATEATSVPSGTFPFLTPPPAYSTTPPLYASSAFNTPSTNVLSCEVVFYRISLAVNDAQSAMNETDVEEAVLRWLDLTFQGWTYSVYIDNVRVQSGVVAQTKSSGRRFNCQALLAYKNTSDTSLAEAEIESRMKGAQPIGNGLVLDWSTVDVQALENCQLEETPLHYKWPESRPTITQYVPCFPYKDQRASRNCSINLQNYTSFWSAPDLSNCQDIIDIEVSPENAAEVAVQLKDITNSELSPVEVSKVVTKVKELVNVARINATLATTVVSIISNVMTSSDSAQAAASRIALTAMDDLVQKVEFEGPSVTIFSKNLAVGITALNSSQFNGTSFSAFIPPNTTDPQVDFESEWQNPLAVVSLPATLLHNLSSADAGSASRINFMFFTRTGLFQDNQSNGYTLNSYVVASSVGNLSITNLQDPVVITITHLDQQESVYQSKRTCVFWDFTVNNGTGGWNSEGCRVSGESNANHTVCLCDHLTHFGILMDISGMAAQIDEKNTRILTFITYIGCGVSAIFSAATLLTYIAFEKLRRDYPSKILMNLSTSLLFLNMVFLLDSWLASFGIESVCVAAAVFLHFFLLTSFTWMGLESIHMYIALVKVFNTYIRRYILKFCLVGWGLPAAIVGTVVAINKDFYGKEYYGKSGDGKGASEFCWIKSAMVFYVTCVTYFSIIFLVNVAMFIVVMMQICGRNGKRSNRTLREEILRNLRSVFSLTFLLGMTWGFAFFAWGPVNLAFMYLFSIFNSLQGLFVFVFHCALKENVQKQWRRYLCCGKFQLADNSDWSKTATNNTKKVSSDNLGKSLSSSSFGSSTANWTSKAKATLNPFAKRSSNAGKNFSSQTSPKCSPSDGDGSSIIPVHQVLDKVKGYCSVHSDNFYKNIIMSESFSHSTKF